One Paroedura picta isolate Pp20150507F chromosome 16, Ppicta_v3.0, whole genome shotgun sequence genomic region harbors:
- the LOC143826244 gene encoding olfactory receptor OR9H1-like, with translation MENNTEVTEFILVGFMGKPETQSILFALFLIMYIVTVIGNIGMILIVNADTRLHTPMYFFLWNLAFLDICYSSVITPKAMLSFATGDKTISYNGCATQMFFFSLFGTTEAFFLAVMAYDRFIAVCNPLLYQAIMSKETRCLLVAVSYFFGCVNCCTQTGFTFTLSFCAPKAINHFFCDVPAVMKASCSDTFVNEIVLLVVCGLIIVTTGIIVLVSYGYIVATILRIPSGSGRHKAFSTCTSHLMAVSLFFGTVFFMYAQPGAISSPNQGKVVSVFYTVVIPMLNPIIYSLRNVEVKQAVIRQFRKRIFSH, from the coding sequence ATGGAAAACAACACTGAGGTCACCGAATTCATCTTGGTAGGATTTATGGGAAAGCCAGAAACACAATCAATTCTGTTTGCTCTCTTCTTGATAATGTACATTGTCACAGTGATAGGTAACATTGGCATGATTCTTATCGTTAATGCAGACACGAGGCTTCATACCCCTATGTATTTTTTCCTGTGGAACTTAGCTTTCTTGGACATTTGCTACTCCTCAGTCATCACTCCCAAGGCTATGCTGAGCTTTGCAACAGGGGACAAGACCATTTCCTACAATGGATGTGCAACCCAGatgttcttcttctctctttttggGACCACTGAGGCTTTCTTTCTGGCTGTGATGGCCTATGATAGGTTCATTGCTGTCTGCAACCCATTGCTTTACCAGGCCATTATGTCCAAGGAGACCCGTTGTCTCCTGGTGGCTGTATCATACTTTTTTGGTTGTGTCAATTGCTGCACCCAGACTGGCTTTACGTTCACCTTGTCATTTTGTGCACCGAAGGCAATAAATCACTTCTTTTGTGATGTCCCGGCTGTCATGAAGGCCTCCTGTTCGGATACTTTTGTGAATGAAATTGTCCTGCTAGTGGTATGTGGGTTAATCATTGTGACCACAGGCATCATTGTCCTTGTATCATATGGCTACATTGTTGCTACCATCTTACGCATACCTTCCGGCAGTGGAAGACACAAAGCATTCTCAACGTGTACGTCCCATCTGATGGCTGTCAGCTTGTTCTTTGGCACAGTATTCTTTATGTATGCCCAGCCTGGAGCCATTTCCTCTCCCAATCAGGGGAAAGTCGTGTCTGTCTTTTACACAGTTGTCATCCCCATGTTGAATCCCATCATCTACAGCCTCAGGAATGTGGAGGTGAAACAGGCTGTCATCAGACAATTCAGAAAGAGAATCTTTTCCCATTGA